The Caldicoprobacter guelmensis genomic interval GCAACGGGGTGCTTAGCCGACTTCAGCAGATTTGTCCCCTTGACAAATTGAATGCCATTGTCATCTCACATCTACACAGCGACCATGTGTCGGATATTATGGTGTTGCGTTATGCTCTCGACATTTTAAATGCTCGCGGCCTCAGAGAGCCCAAACCTTTTCCTGTGTATCTTCCCGAGAATCCCAAAGATGAATATGAGAGGATGTTTTTCAAAAATGTATTTGATATACACGCCATTCAAAATGGTATGCAGCTTCAAATAGGAGACTTGTCGTTTTATTTCCAGGAAATGACACACCCGGTCCAGAGTTTTGGGATGAAAATTACAGGGGGAAATAAAACAGTAGTATACACCGGCGATACTAATTATAACGAAAGGGTAGAAACCTTTGCCAGCGAAGCTGACCTCCTCATTGCCGATGCGGGATTACTGGAGAAGGATAAGACCAGCCCAAACGTGCCACATCTTACGGCGCGGGAGGTTGGGCTTATAGCTGCCAAGGCCAATGTAAAGCAGCTCATGCTTTCCCATATATGGCCGTGGTACGATGAAAACGATGTATTGGCTGAGGCTGCAGCCCTCTATCCAGCAGCATTCATTGCCCAGGAAATGAAGGAGTACGAGGTATAAGACCTATCTTTGCGTGAAAGAGCGTGTGTTATGAGGAACAGCTTGTTTTGTATATAATCAGCTAAAATCCGATTTTGGTGTATAAAAGAGGGGCAAAGACATATTATTTTGGCATTACCAAAATGGATGGAAGGGGTTTTATGGGCCTTGACGGTTTGGGTGAAACGGCCAGCGATATGGCTGACATCGGCCTATATCGTTGGGATTGTGGTGGGAACAAGGCTTGGCAAAGAATTTGCGTTGGTTGTAATTGTGGTAGCCGTCCTGGTAGCCGCTATTGCCTGGGTGAGGAAACGTAAAAACGATACTGGCCTTATACCCCTATTGGTCTTGTTTGGCCTGTTGGGTATTCTAGCTGTACTCGCAAAGCAGAATATCTTAAATCCATTAAGGGATTTCACGGGTAAGATTGTGGAGATACGAGGACAGATTGTGGAGAGCCCGAGATATGATGAGCAGCGGAATATATATGTGGTTGAGACGTTTTCGGTTGTAGCGGATGGGGATAGGAGAGATGTAAAGACCAAGGTTCAGGTTAATGTTTATCCCGAAGGCCAACAAAAGGAGAGGCCAAGCTACAGCTATGGGGATATTGTAGAGATAAGGGGTAGGCTAGAAGAGCCACCAGGGCAACGCAACCCCAAGGGGTTTGACTACAGGACGTACCTGCAAAGGCGCGGGATATATAACATTATGTCGGTAAAGTCGTATAATATAAAAAAGACGGGTGTGGGTAACACCCCATATGTGCAATCGTTTATTTATGGTTTAAAGAACCGAACTGAGGTTGTGTTTGACAGATATGTGGGTGGGGATGAGGGTGCTCTGGTAAAGACCATGCTGTTGGGTCAGAAGTGGTTGCTGCCTTCAGAGATACAGCAGGACTTTCAGGTTACAGGACTTTCTCATGTGCTTGCCATATCTGGGCTGCATGTGGGTTTTATTGCGGCTGCCCTGTCGTCTATTGCTGGGCTGCTTTGCCTTACAAAAAGGCAGGCATTTATCTTTCAGGTATGCCTTTTGTGCCTTTACTGTGCCATGGTGGGTGCTGCTCCATCGGTGGTACGGGCTGTTGTTATGGCCGTTTTACTTCTAGGGGCTAAGGCGGTGGGACGAGAACCAGATATGTTCAACAACCTCTTTTTAGCCGCCTTCTTGATATTGTTGTTTAGGCCTTTGGACTTGTTTGATGTGGGGTTTCAGCTTTCGTTTGGGGCGGTTGTGGGTATCATCTTGTTTGCTGAGCGGTTTAAAAAGTGGTTGAGGTTTTTGCCCGGCTGGATGGGGGCTGGTGTAGCGGTTACCCTGTCGGCCCAGATAGGGGTATGGCCCATCATAGCGTATTATTTCAACAATTTTTCGATAGTTGCCTTGATTGCTAACTTGTTTTTGGTGCCGCTGTCAGGGATTATAATTCTAATTGGTTTTGCGTTGATGGTGGGAGCTTTGCTGGTTCCGGGTATAGGGGTTTTCGTTGGGCCGGTGCTAAAATTTTTGTGCTTTTTGTTGGTGAAGGGGAATGAGATTTTTACGGCCATCCCGTGGGCTTTTATCCGCGTTGTATCGCCTTCGTTGCTTTTTATGATGTGCTATTACCTGGCCGTCTGGTTTTTATCGCCGGAGAAGCCGGGATGGATGAAGCAGCCTCTACTCTGGTGCGGGGCGATGGCCATAATGTTGTTGTTAGTCGGTATGCTGACCCCTTTGGTGGATAATGACCTAGAGGTGGTGTTTTTAGATGTAGGCCAGGGCGACTGCATATACATACGGACTCCTGATGAAAAGCACATTTTGATAGATGGAGGAGGAAAAAGTGAAGATTATACAGGTACCTTTGACGTAGGTGAGGACATCGTGGTTCCGTTTTTGCTGAAGAATGGCGTGGGGGACCTTGACTTGGTGGTCATGTCCCATGCCCATGATGACCACATAGGTGGGTTGATTGCGGTGCTAGAAAACATATCTGTGAAGGCTTTTATGGAGTATCCGCCTGGGGAGAAAAGCGATAACTACATACGCCTTAAGGAGTTGGTGCGGGAGAAAGGTATTAAAAATGTGTATGCTTATTCTGGCTTATCGTATAAGGTTGGTAAGGATGTTAGGCTCGATGTGGTGTATCCTGATGCAGAGGGGAAGCAGCCTGAAGCATTATTTGAGAGGGGCGATAACAATCGTTCGTTGGTAGTCTTGCTTCGCTATCGCGATGCCGCTGTGCTGTTTACAGGGGATATAGAAGCCGATGTGGAAAAATACTTGACAATGAAGTGGAATATGCCGATAGATATATTGAAGGTAGCTCACCATGGTAGCAACACCTCCTCTACTCACGAATGGTTGGAGGTTTTAAAGCCTAAGTTGGCAGTTATACAGGTGGGGAAAAACGCTTTTGGGCATCCACATCCAGACGTGATACAGAGGTTGGAGGATAGAGGAATAAGGGTGCTGCGAAATGACTTTCACGGGGCGGTCATAGCTAGTTATAAGGGGACAAAATGGCGGGTACGGTGGATGGCAAATGAATGGTAAAAACATGAAAGACAGAAACTAAGGATGAGGAGGGAGGGTTGGAAGAAAGTGAAAAGTTATAGGAAAGAGCTTTGGTTTGAGGTAAACAAGCGGCGCGATTTCATAAATATTACCCCTATCTTGGAAGAGTGCGTGAGGGAGAGCGGGATAAAGGAAGGTTTGTTGTTGTGCAATGCCATGCACATCACCGCTAGCGTGTTCATAAACGATGATGAACCAGGGCTTCATCAGGACTTTGAGGAATGGCTGGAAAAATTGGCCCCCGAGAAACCATATTCACAGTATAGGCATAACGTGTTTGAAGATAATGCTGATGCGCATTTGAAGCGCACCATAATGGGTAGGGAGGTGGTGGTGGCGATTACCGATGGGAAACTCGACCTGGGGCCTTGGGAACAGGTCTTTTACGGCGAGTTTGATGGGAAACGGCGCAAACGTGTGCTTGTAAAGATCATAGGAGAATAAATGGGAATAATTGTCTATAGAAGGCGTTTTTTGTGTATGCTAAAATATGTTTGGTTAATCTAAAATGGAAGGAGGGCAGCGGCAGTGGTGTTTTATAAAAACGGCAGGGTGGGGTGTTTTATCCTTCACGGCATCAACGGTGACCAATTTGGCGTGGAAACTCTATGTAGTTATCTTGAGGAACAGGGTTACAGTACATACCGTTGCGGGATTGGCATAAAAGTTGAATCTGTAAGGCTGTTTAACGTTGACGCCTATTTGGAGTGGCTGTACAGGGCTGAAAGGGATTTTAAGGATTTTTGCA includes:
- a CDS encoding secondary thiamine-phosphate synthase enzyme YjbQ translates to MKSYRKELWFEVNKRRDFINITPILEECVRESGIKEGLLLCNAMHITASVFINDDEPGLHQDFEEWLEKLAPEKPYSQYRHNVFEDNADAHLKRTIMGREVVVAITDGKLDLGPWEQVFYGEFDGKRRKRVLVKIIGE
- a CDS encoding MBL fold metallo-hydrolase; this encodes MKVTVLGKYGPFPAAAGACSGYLVEQGDTRVLVECGNGVLSRLQQICPLDKLNAIVISHLHSDHVSDIMVLRYALDILNARGLREPKPFPVYLPENPKDEYERMFFKNVFDIHAIQNGMQLQIGDLSFYFQEMTHPVQSFGMKITGGNKTVVYTGDTNYNERVETFASEADLLIADAGLLEKDKTSPNVPHLTAREVGLIAAKANVKQLMLSHIWPWYDENDVLAEAAALYPAAFIAQEMKEYEV
- a CDS encoding DNA internalization-related competence protein ComEC/Rec2; its protein translation is MTVWVKRPAIWLTSAYIVGIVVGTRLGKEFALVVIVVAVLVAAIAWVRKRKNDTGLIPLLVLFGLLGILAVLAKQNILNPLRDFTGKIVEIRGQIVESPRYDEQRNIYVVETFSVVADGDRRDVKTKVQVNVYPEGQQKERPSYSYGDIVEIRGRLEEPPGQRNPKGFDYRTYLQRRGIYNIMSVKSYNIKKTGVGNTPYVQSFIYGLKNRTEVVFDRYVGGDEGALVKTMLLGQKWLLPSEIQQDFQVTGLSHVLAISGLHVGFIAAALSSIAGLLCLTKRQAFIFQVCLLCLYCAMVGAAPSVVRAVVMAVLLLGAKAVGREPDMFNNLFLAAFLILLFRPLDLFDVGFQLSFGAVVGIILFAERFKKWLRFLPGWMGAGVAVTLSAQIGVWPIIAYYFNNFSIVALIANLFLVPLSGIIILIGFALMVGALLVPGIGVFVGPVLKFLCFLLVKGNEIFTAIPWAFIRVVSPSLLFMMCYYLAVWFLSPEKPGWMKQPLLWCGAMAIMLLLVGMLTPLVDNDLEVVFLDVGQGDCIYIRTPDEKHILIDGGGKSEDYTGTFDVGEDIVVPFLLKNGVGDLDLVVMSHAHDDHIGGLIAVLENISVKAFMEYPPGEKSDNYIRLKELVREKGIKNVYAYSGLSYKVGKDVRLDVVYPDAEGKQPEALFERGDNNRSLVVLLRYRDAAVLFTGDIEADVEKYLTMKWNMPIDILKVAHHGSNTSSTHEWLEVLKPKLAVIQVGKNAFGHPHPDVIQRLEDRGIRVLRNDFHGAVIASYKGTKWRVRWMANEW